The Victivallis sp. Marseille-Q1083 DNA window GGCCGCCGTCGCGCCGGAAGCCTTTCAATTACTTTGCCGATATGAAATCGGAGTTAATTCCAGACAGGTGTGTTTCGGAATTTCTTCCACATTTTTCTGCGAAAGCTGAAGCGTGATTTCCGCAGCTTTCACTCCAATCGCCCGGGTACTGTATTGATAGATGGTCATGCTGCCGAACCAGCGGGGAAATTCCTCCGCAGGACCGACGGCCCCCAGAGACGGTTGAAGATTGCGGTATAATTCCAGCGTTTCCGTCCCGCAAATCGTATCGACGTGAAGCCGTCCGCAATCGCCGACCAACTTGACCAGTTTGGACATGCAGTGAAGCAGGAGAACATAATGACTGCACCAGAGACCTTCAACCTCCTGTAACTGTTCAAACGGAATGGAGGCAAAACCTTCGGACCAGAACAGCAGCTCCTTGATATCCGCGTCCGGAATGCCGTTTGCCCGCAGCGTTTCCCGGTAGCCGCGCGACATCTCGCGGTACATGAAATTGCTGTAAAGCGACTGGACGATCCCGAATTTGCGGCACCCGTTTTTCAACTGGCGCCGGGCCGCCCGCTGACCGGTTTCATAATCACGAAAGCCGACATGGTAAAACTCCTGAATGTCGGAGCCGCCGTAGAGCGTGATCACCGGCGGGTATTGGGAATGTTTTTTCAGCACTTCACGAATATGCCGCGTCGAATAATTTGCCTCCTTCTGGCGCGCCGGGATATACAGAACTGTCCCGGCATTATAGATCAACATTTTTTCAAAGGCGTCCGCTTCGGAATCCGGCGTGGCGTCGCAGGTGAGAACCGTCAGGTGTTTTTCGTGCATATCCAGCGTATGGGCTATCCCGTATAAAAGCGGTTCCGTCAGCAACGGCATCCAACCGCCGATGATGAGTCCAAGACAATTGGACGTTTTCGAATGGAGAGCCTGGGCATAATAGTTGACCTGAAAACCGACTTCGACAGCCTTGGCGCGAATCTGTTCATACGTCGCCCTGCTGGTCCGCGATTTTTCCAACGGCTGGTTCAGAACGCGGGAAACGGTGGAGTGCGCGACGCCGCAGAGTGCGGCAAATTCCCGAATATTCATTGTTTTTTGATCCCTTCGGTTAAACCATAGTGTCGATCGGGGAAAAAGCAATCCTGTTTTCCCCATTGAAATAAGGATAATTTATTTTTAGCGAGCCTGATCGTAAATATATCATGCCTGAAGCGAATCTGAGACTCTTTGCTTTTATTTTTCTTGACAATGATGAACGTTTACGGTATAGTATAGGGTGACTTGTCATATATAACAAAGGGACTTTTCCGTTAATATGTTGAACAACAAAAGGATTGCCCATGAGGGATAGTTGCAGTTCATGCAACGCGGCAACAAGAACAGTCCTCCTTTTGCAATCAGTTTCCGGAAGAATACCGATGAAAAATCATTTTCAATTATGTCCTCGTTTGTTTTTTCTGCTTATCCTGTTCCTATTCCCGTCTCCGCTTTTACAGGCGAACGGCGTGAAACGCGTGCTGCAGGTGGAGTCGTATTCGGCCATCGATTCATGGACGGATCAGTCCACCCGGATGTTCCGGGAAACCCTGACCCAGGCCGGCATCGGGGCCAACTATGAAATTTTTTCGTTCGGCGTCCGCTTTCAGCCCGGTATGAATCCCTGTATGGGCGATGTCAGGGCGCTTCAGGCCAAACTGGATTTACATCCCTACGACCTGATCGTCGTCTACAACAACGCCGCCGCGGATCTGTTCCTCAACGGACAGCTCAAACTCCCGGAAGGCACTCCGCTCCTGCTGGAAAGTTACCTCGGCGAACCGCCGCAGGAGTTGAAGCAGAAGTTGAACATGACGGCGGTTCTGGCCGCGCGCCATCCTTATGAAAGCGCCAAGCTCGGGCTGCGGCTGCTTCCCGATACCCGGCATATCGTCGTGCTGGTCGACGCCACCGCCGACGGACGCCGGCAGCGAGAACTTCTGAGTGAAATTCCCGAAGAG harbors:
- a CDS encoding LacI family DNA-binding transcriptional regulator yields the protein MNIREFAALCGVAHSTVSRVLNQPLEKSRTSRATYEQIRAKAVEVGFQVNYYAQALHSKTSNCLGLIIGGWMPLLTEPLLYGIAHTLDMHEKHLTVLTCDATPDSEADAFEKMLIYNAGTVLYIPARQKEANYSTRHIREVLKKHSQYPPVITLYGGSDIQEFYHVGFRDYETGQRAARRQLKNGCRKFGIVQSLYSNFMYREMSRGYRETLRANGIPDADIKELLFWSEGFASIPFEQLQEVEGLWCSHYVLLLHCMSKLVKLVGDCGRLHVDTICGTETLELYRNLQPSLGAVGPAEEFPRWFGSMTIYQYSTRAIGVKAAEITLQLSQKNVEEIPKHTCLELTPISYRQSN